The following proteins are co-located in the Mycolicibacterium goodii genome:
- a CDS encoding Crp/Fnr family transcriptional regulator, which translates to MDEVLARAGIFQGVQPSAVAALAQQLEPVSFRRGQVVFTEGEPGETLYIITSGKVKIGRKSVDGRESLLTLMGPSDMFGELAIFDPGPRTSTVTALSEVQAVMMHRKVLRNWISDRPEIAEQLLRVLARRLRRTNDNLSDLIFTDVPGRVAKQLLHLAQRFGTREGNSLRVDHELTQEEIAQLVGSSRETVNKALSDFAQRGWIRVQGKSILIDNTERLARRAN; encoded by the coding sequence ATGGACGAAGTGCTGGCGCGCGCCGGCATCTTTCAAGGGGTGCAACCCAGCGCGGTGGCCGCACTTGCCCAGCAGTTGGAACCGGTGTCGTTCAGGCGCGGTCAGGTGGTCTTCACCGAGGGCGAGCCGGGCGAGACGCTGTACATCATCACGTCCGGCAAGGTGAAGATCGGCCGCAAGTCGGTCGACGGCCGGGAGAGTCTGCTCACGTTGATGGGCCCGTCGGACATGTTCGGTGAGCTGGCGATCTTCGATCCGGGTCCGCGCACGTCGACGGTGACCGCGTTGTCGGAAGTGCAGGCGGTGATGATGCACCGCAAGGTGTTGCGCAACTGGATCTCCGATCGACCCGAGATCGCCGAGCAGCTGCTGCGGGTTCTGGCGCGACGCCTGCGGCGCACCAACGACAACCTGTCCGACCTCATCTTCACCGACGTGCCGGGTCGCGTCGCCAAACAGCTGCTGCACCTCGCGCAGCGGTTCGGGACGCGGGAGGGCAATTCGCTGCGCGTCGATCACGAGCTGACCCAGGAGGAGATCGCCCAGCTTGTCGGTTCGTCCCGCGAGACGGTCAACAAGGCGCTGTCGGACTTCGCGCAGCGCGGATGGATCCGCGTGCAGGGCAAGAGCATCCTGATCGACAACACCGAGCGGCTCGCGCGCCGCGCAAACTAG
- a CDS encoding GntR family transcriptional regulator, with protein MQTTSNSQRAYLATKDRILSGDIRGGQLLSEVEIAGELGLSRTPVHEAFLRLAAEELLELLPRRGAVVVPVPPQEATDLLEMRLALETAAVRRLCRAPEAVDALFTELSDLVDEQRRVAEANDARRFAAADDAFHRRIVEVAGNPIGQRFYGSLSDRQRRMMAAAAQSDSARLAALIGEHARLVTAIEQRDVDTFESALLSHLEATYRVILK; from the coding sequence GTGCAGACGACCAGCAACAGTCAACGCGCGTACCTGGCCACCAAGGACCGGATCCTGTCCGGGGACATCCGCGGCGGGCAACTGCTCAGCGAGGTCGAAATCGCCGGCGAACTCGGCCTCAGCCGCACTCCGGTCCACGAGGCGTTCCTCCGGTTGGCAGCCGAAGAACTGCTCGAACTCCTCCCCCGCCGCGGCGCGGTCGTGGTCCCGGTACCGCCGCAGGAGGCCACCGACCTGCTGGAGATGCGACTGGCACTCGAGACCGCCGCGGTGCGCCGGCTGTGTCGCGCCCCTGAAGCGGTCGACGCCCTGTTCACCGAACTGAGCGACCTCGTCGACGAGCAGCGTCGAGTCGCCGAGGCGAACGACGCACGCCGGTTCGCCGCGGCCGACGACGCGTTCCACCGCCGCATCGTCGAGGTCGCGGGTAACCCGATCGGACAACGCTTCTACGGCTCACTCAGCGACCGGCAGCGACGCATGATGGCCGCCGCCGCCCAGTCGGACAGTGCGCGGCTTGCCGCGCTCATCGGTGAGCATGCCCGGCTCGTCACCGCGATCGAACAGCGCGACGTCGACACCTTCGAATCCGCTCTGCTGTCACATCTGGAAGCGACCTATCGGGTGATCTTGAAATGA
- a CDS encoding type 1 glutamine amidotransferase domain-containing protein, with amino-acid sequence MTHALDGKKVAILATDGVERRELVEPREALEQAGARTELLSLQSGTIDARDHDLEPAGTYTVDRPVSEAKGDEFDALVVPGGTVNADKLRSDSTAVAFVHDFVNSGRPVAVICHGPWTLVEAGVAKGRTLTSYPSLRTDLRNAGATVLDEEVVVDGNLITSRSPKDIPAFNKALIDALAKQPQTQAQQ; translated from the coding sequence ATGACCCACGCACTCGACGGCAAGAAGGTCGCCATCCTGGCCACCGACGGAGTCGAACGCCGCGAACTGGTCGAACCGCGCGAGGCGCTTGAGCAGGCCGGCGCGCGCACCGAATTGCTGTCCCTGCAGAGCGGGACGATCGACGCCCGCGATCACGATCTGGAACCCGCGGGAACCTACACCGTCGACCGACCGGTGAGCGAGGCCAAGGGCGACGAGTTCGACGCACTCGTGGTCCCGGGCGGCACGGTCAACGCTGACAAACTCCGCTCCGATTCCACGGCGGTCGCGTTCGTGCACGACTTCGTCAACTCCGGCCGTCCGGTCGCGGTGATCTGCCACGGCCCGTGGACGCTGGTGGAGGCCGGGGTCGCCAAGGGCCGCACGCTCACCTCCTACCCGAGCCTGCGCACCGACCTGCGCAACGCCGGTGCGACGGTGCTCGATGAGGAGGTCGTCGTCGACGGCAACCTGATCACCAGCCGGTCCCCGAAGGACATCCCGGCGTTCAACAAGGCGCTCATCGACGCGCTGGCCAAGCAGCCGCAGACCCAGGCTCAGCAGTAA
- a CDS encoding DUF5313 domain-containing protein yields the protein MANERHGDRPNLLQYIAYSYGRQLPDSMREWVAHDLADHGAVRRHMIRMAIPPALVLAPFWLLPASLYVHIEMTVPIYVWALLMALALNKVWRRHRLAQHGLDPNLVDEIRYKKQAHIHEDYIRRYGPRPESAKFQSNSSPF from the coding sequence ATGGCCAACGAACGGCACGGGGACCGCCCCAATCTGCTTCAGTACATTGCCTATTCGTACGGCAGACAACTCCCCGACTCGATGCGCGAGTGGGTCGCCCACGACCTGGCCGACCACGGGGCCGTCCGCAGGCACATGATCCGCATGGCGATCCCGCCCGCGCTGGTGCTGGCTCCGTTCTGGCTGCTGCCCGCATCGCTGTATGTGCACATCGAGATGACGGTGCCCATCTACGTCTGGGCGCTGCTCATGGCGCTCGCCCTCAACAAGGTGTGGCGTCGGCACCGCCTGGCACAGCACGGACTCGACCCGAACCTGGTCGACGAGATCCGGTACAAGAAGCAGGCGCACATCCACGAGGACTACATCCGCCGGTACGGCCCGCGTCCGGAGTCGGCGAAATTCCAGTCCAACAGCAGTCCGTTCTGA
- a CDS encoding MFS transporter, with product MSVTATQSANRLIRPWIAVAAAAFCIGWGGNQFTPLLIAYSQQSGYTQIDVDVLLGAYVLGLIPGLLVASTLSDRHGRRPVMTLGVLSSALGSVILAIGDHWGFSALFVGRLLSGIAVGIAMAVGSAWIAELSKAPFDDDASPGSGARRASICLSLGLGVGPLCAGLLTEYAPLPLVLTYLVHAVLCLPALWAIRQRTVETRTGTPSVSVIDGLRVPAAAHRRFVHVVVPMAPWIFGSAAIAYAIVPALVADRLGHWALLYTAGLTVLTLGCGVAVQPVARRLDDHSSARAVVVSMVLMALGVFAAVVTAVTGSIGIAVVVAMLLGCAYGIAIVSGLLEIQRIAEPDELAGISGVYYSLAYAGFLLPAILAALARYFSYPAMLTVVGLLAAACTALCASGWSKHLEPRTATATA from the coding sequence ATGAGTGTCACTGCAACACAATCCGCCAATCGCCTGATCCGGCCGTGGATCGCGGTGGCGGCAGCCGCCTTCTGCATCGGCTGGGGCGGCAACCAGTTCACCCCGCTGCTCATCGCGTACTCACAACAGTCCGGCTACACCCAGATCGACGTCGACGTGCTGCTCGGCGCCTACGTCCTCGGACTCATCCCCGGGTTGCTGGTGGCGTCCACACTGTCCGACCGGCACGGCCGACGGCCGGTGATGACGCTCGGTGTGCTGAGCTCAGCGCTCGGCAGCGTGATCCTCGCGATCGGTGACCATTGGGGTTTCTCAGCGCTCTTCGTCGGCAGGCTGCTCAGCGGCATCGCGGTCGGCATCGCGATGGCCGTCGGCTCGGCCTGGATCGCCGAGCTGTCGAAGGCGCCGTTCGACGACGACGCCTCTCCGGGAAGCGGCGCCCGGCGCGCCTCGATCTGCCTGTCACTCGGCCTCGGGGTGGGCCCGCTGTGCGCCGGCCTGCTCACCGAATACGCCCCGCTGCCACTGGTGTTGACCTATCTGGTGCACGCCGTGTTGTGCCTGCCCGCCCTGTGGGCCATCCGGCAGCGCACCGTCGAGACCCGCACCGGCACCCCATCGGTCAGCGTCATCGATGGCCTGCGTGTGCCCGCGGCCGCACACCGCCGGTTCGTCCACGTCGTCGTCCCCATGGCGCCCTGGATCTTCGGCTCCGCGGCGATCGCGTACGCCATCGTCCCCGCGCTCGTCGCGGACCGGCTGGGACACTGGGCCCTGCTCTATACCGCGGGCCTGACCGTGCTGACCCTGGGATGCGGCGTCGCGGTCCAGCCCGTCGCACGGCGCCTCGACGACCACTCGAGCGCCCGTGCGGTGGTCGTGTCGATGGTCCTCATGGCCCTCGGCGTGTTCGCGGCCGTGGTCACCGCCGTCACGGGCTCCATCGGTATCGCGGTCGTCGTGGCGATGCTGCTCGGATGCGCCTACGGCATCGCGATCGTCTCCGGGCTGCTGGAGATCCAGCGCATCGCCGAACCCGACGAACTTGCCGGCATCTCCGGGGTGTACTACTCGTTGGCCTACGCCGGTTTCCTGCTGCCCGCGATCCTCGCCGCCTTGGCGCGTTACTTCAGCTATCCGGCCATGCTGACCGTCGTAG
- a CDS encoding MarR family winged helix-turn-helix transcriptional regulator, with translation MASPSGVDVDPLALERQVCFALAVTNRAVLSIYRPLLEPLGLTHPQYLVMLALWDHHKVSSPDTPPLSVKQIAATLQLDSATLSPMLKRLEALGLVTRARSVGDERATDIRLTDAGVALRERALAIPPQVVERLGVDLAELEELHRVLTRVNTAALAANGVNH, from the coding sequence ATGGCCTCACCATCCGGCGTCGACGTCGACCCCCTCGCCCTCGAACGCCAGGTGTGCTTCGCATTGGCCGTGACCAACCGGGCCGTGCTGTCGATCTACCGACCGCTGCTCGAACCGTTGGGTCTCACCCACCCGCAGTATCTGGTGATGCTGGCGTTGTGGGACCACCACAAGGTGAGCTCGCCGGACACCCCGCCGCTGTCGGTGAAGCAGATCGCCGCGACCCTGCAACTGGACTCGGCGACCCTGTCGCCGATGCTCAAACGCCTCGAGGCGCTCGGTCTGGTCACGCGCGCGCGTAGCGTCGGGGATGAGCGCGCCACCGACATTCGGCTCACCGACGCCGGGGTCGCACTGCGCGAACGCGCACTGGCGATCCCCCCGCAAGTCGTCGAACGGCTGGGCGTGGACCTGGCCGAACTCGAGGAACTGCATCGGGTCCTGACCCGAGTCAACACCGCCGCGCTCGCCGCGAACGGTGTCAACCACTGA